In Helianthus annuus cultivar XRQ/B chromosome 3, HanXRQr2.0-SUNRISE, whole genome shotgun sequence, a single window of DNA contains:
- the LOC110932355 gene encoding splicing factor YJU2-like: MSERKVVNKYYPPDFDPAKIPRRSQQQQQIKVRYMLPMSIRCGTCGSYIYKGTKFNSRQEKLIGDETTYLGIIPIFRFYIKCPHCCAEIAIKTDPQQSDYLVEAGARRNFEPHAAAAEQDEVGDAMETSKRQTEILSALDELKSMKSRRAHLSVDSMLEALQPLPLEEEDKQQLDIFQRSRRCRQHAHVTVDDSMQPPYVFQRSPHELHKKRKPTYYHLTTVPKKKSPKTQEIKSNGLVLLCQQYDQEA; the protein is encoded by the coding sequence ATGTCTGAGAGAAAGGTGGTGAATAAGTACTATCCACCTGATTTCGATCCCGCTAAAATTCCTCGAAGAAGCCAACAACAGCAGCAGATTAAAGTTCGATATATGCTCCCTATGAGCATCAGATGTGGCACATGCGGCAGCTATATCTACAAGGGTACTAAATTCAATTCACGCCAAGAAAAACTGATTGGGGATGAGACCACATATCTTGGAATCATCCCCATATTTAGATTTTATATTAAGTGCCCCCACTGTTGCGCTGAAATTGCTATCAAGACGGATCCTCAACAGTCTGATTATCTTGTTGAGGCTGGAGCTCGAAGAAATTTCGAGCCTCATGCAGCAGCAGCAGAACAAGATGAAGTGGGAGATGCCATGGAGACCTCGAAAAGACAAACGGAGATCCTTTCTGCACTCGATGAACTCAAGTCCATGAAGTCAAGGCGTGCGCATCTAAGTGTCGATTCAATGCTTGAAGCCTTGCAGCCGTTACCGCTTGAAGAAGAAGACAAACAGCAGCTTGACATTTTCCAAAGATCACGACGCTGCAGGCAGCATGCGCATGTAACTGTGGATGATTCAATGCAGCCGCCATACGTTTTCCAAAGATCACCACATGAGCTTCATAAGAAGAGGAAGCCAACATATTATCACTTAACTACTGTCCCCAAGAAGAAGTCGCCTAAAACACAAGAAATTAAGAGTAACGGGCTTGTATTATTATGTCAGCAGTATGACCAAGAAGCCTGA
- the LOC110932356 gene encoding glycine-rich cell wall structural protein 1.8, with the protein MGNRKVVGVFFVFFCIGICSGARSLFNYESGGGVGGGEHVVPGYGSYGGGGGSGGGSGYGGGGGGYGGGGGHGGGGGYAGGYEHVPSYGGGGGGTGGGGGYGEHGGGYGGGGGGGSGGGSGGYYGGGGEHGGGYGGGAGGGSGGGSGGYNGGGGEHVGGYGGGGGGGSGGGSGGYYGGGGEHAGGYGGGAGGGSGGGYGAGGENGGGYGGGSGGGHGGGGSGGAGGEGGYGSGGGEGGGAGGAYGGGAYGGGGGVLVVIGIS; encoded by the exons ATGGGTAATCGGAAAGTTGTCGGTGTTTTCTTCGTATTCTTTTGCATTGGGATTTGTTCAGGCGCTAGATCACTTTTTAATTATgaaagtggtggtggtgttggtggggGTGAACATGTAGTGCCAGGGTATGGTTCTTATGGAGGTGGTGGGGggagtggtggtggtagtgggtaTGGAGGTGGAGGAGGAgggtatggtggtggtgggggacatggtggtggaggtggataCGCTGGTGGATATGAACATGTTCCTAGTTATGGAGGAGGTGGTGGCGGTACAGGAGGTGGTGGTGGCTATGGAGAACATGGTGGTGGGtatggaggtggaggtggtggaggGAGTGGAGGTGGTAGTGGTGGATACTATGGCGGTGGTGGGGAGCATGGGGGAGGTTATGGTGGAGGTGCAGGAGGTGGTAgcggtggtggtagtggtggatACAATGGAGGTGGTGGGGAGCATGTAGGAGGTTATggtggaggaggtggaggtggcagcggtggtggtagtggtggatACTATGGCGGTGGTGGGGAGCATGCAGGAGGTTACGGTGGAGGTGCAGGAGGTGGTAGCGGTGGTGGATATGGAGCAGGGGGTGAGAATGGTGGTGGGTATGGTGGCGGGAGTGGGGGTGGACACGGTGGTGGAGGCAGTGGAGGAGCTGGAGGAGAAGGTGGATATGGAAGTGGTGGTGGAGAAGGCGGTGGTGCAGGTGGGGCATATGGCGGTGGTGCttatggtggaggaggaggtg TCTTGGTAGTTATTGGTATTTCATAA
- the LOC110930306 gene encoding uncharacterized protein LOC110930306, translating to MESQSVSQTSPSTDDKPNCKCSEGWKCTVTKTEPSKVGKPFAKCGGGGCTCVTEPTVVQRPLEIPAEAKAFCECGEGWSCVVTKTDGPDAGKTYFECGEGCICVIDETNTVKVVCA from the exons ATGGAGTCTCAAAGTGTGAGCCAAACTTCTCCTAG CACTGACGACAAGCCAAACTGCAAGTGCTCAGAAGGATGGAAATGCACCGTCACCAAAACTGAGCCGTCCAAGGTTGGCAAACCTTTCGCAAAATGTGGTGGCGGTGGTTGCACATGTGTCAC CGAGCCAACTGTGGTGCAACGGCCATTGGAGATCCCTGCAGAAGCCAAAGCATTCTGTGAGTGTGGTGAAGGTTGGTCTTGTGTTGTAACCAAAACCGATGGCCCCGATGCCGGCAAGACCTACTTTGAGTGTGGTGAAGGTTGCATTTGTGTCATAGATGAAACAAACACTGTGAAAGTTGTATGCGCCTGA
- the LOC110930305 gene encoding putative gamma-glutamylcyclotransferase At3g02910 — protein sequence MTISVTNGADAPKQTLIFSYGTLKQGFSNHKLMQDLISKNDAVFVGNYITDRRLPLVRGPYGVPFLLNLPGASRHRVRGELYSVSDAGLQRLDVLEGITLGHYERLPIAVRPEGSDAVVEAEAYYAHRNFAEDMWRRSGYEGFEAFSDEVAKGYVRRDLRPKDRSFREQITLFCSSS from the coding sequence atgacgatcTCCGTCACCAACGGCGCCGATGCACCAAAACAAACCCTAATATTCTCATACGGCACTCTCAAACAAGGCTTCTCTAACCACAAGCTAATGCAAGACCTAATCTCCAAAAACGACGCCGTATTCGTAGGCAATTACATCACCGACCGCCGCCTGCCGCTCGTCCGCGGCCCCTACGGCGTTCCGTTCCTCTTAAACCTCCCCGGCGCATCTCGCCACCGTGTCCGCGGCGAGCTTTACTCCGTTTCCGACGCCGGACTTCAACGTCTCGATGTGCTTGAAGGTATAACCCTAGGTCATTACGAACGGCTTCCGATTGCCGTACGGCCGGAAGGCTCTGACGCTGTTGTAGAGGCTGAAGCGTATTATGCTCACCGGAATTTTGCGGAGGATATGTGGCGGAGGAGTGGATATGAAGGATTTGAGGCGTTTAGTGATGAGGTTGCGAAAGGTTATGTGAGGAGAGATTTGAGGCCTAAGGATCGGAGTTTTCGTGAGCAGATTACGTTGTTTTGTTCTTCGAGTTAG